The Malus domestica chromosome 06, GDT2T_hap1 genome has a segment encoding these proteins:
- the LOC103437740 gene encoding serine/threonine-protein kinase 52-like — translation MKESSDGFVRADQIDLKSLDEQLERHLNRVLTLEKNKIMRDPETNSNSIHLTTTSNSNSTATTTPTTTTSTSSMTLSIPRRHRQEWEIDPSKLLIKSVIARGTFGTVHRGIYDGQDVAVKLLDWGEEGHRTDSEIASLRAAFTQEVAVWHKLDHPNVTKFIGATMGSSDLQIQTENGQIGMPTNICCVVVEYLPGGALKSYLIKNRRRKLAFKVVVQLALDLARGLSYLHSQKIVHRDVKTENMLLDKTRAVKIADFGVARVEASNPNDMTGETGTLGYMAPEVLNGNPYNRKCDVYSFGICLWEIYCCDMPYPDLSFSEVTSAVVRQNLRPEIPRCCPSALANVMKRCWDANPDKRPEMDEVVTMLEAIDTSKGGGMIPQDQSQGCLCFRKKRGP, via the exons atgaaggaaagctcaGATGGGTTTGTGAGGGCAGATCAGATTGATCTGAAGAGCTTGGATGAGCAGCTGGAAAGGCATCTCAACAGGGTCTTGACTTTGGAGAAGAACAAGATCATGAGAGACCCTGAAACCAATTCCAACAGCATCCACCTCACCACTACCTCCAACTCCAATTCAACCGCTACCACAACCCCCACGACCACCACCTCCACTTCCTCCATGACCCTCTCCATCCCCAGGCGCCACCGCCAGGAGTGGGAGATCGACCCCTCCAAGCTCCTCATCAAGTCTGTCATTGCTCGTGGCACCTTCGGCACCGTCCACCGTGGCATCTACGACGGTCAAGATGTCGCCG TTAAATTGCTTGACTGGGGTGAAGAGGGTCACAGGACAGACTCCGAGATTGCTTCTCTAAGGGCAGCTTTTACTCAAGAAGTTGCTGTCTGGCATAAACTAGATCATCCTAATGTTACTAAG TTTATTGGGGCAACAATGGGTTCATCAGATCTACAAATACAGACAGAAAATGGTCAAATTGGCATGCCAACAAATATCTGTTGTGTCGTTGTAGAATATCTTCCTGGGGGTGCTCTAAAATCGTACCTCATAAAGAATAGGAGAAGGAAGTTAGCTTTTAAAGTCGTTGTCCAGCTGGCACTAGATCTTGCTAGAGG GTTGAGCTACTTACACTCACAGAAGATTGTCCACAGAGATGTAAAGACAGAGAACATGCTTCTGGACAAGACTCGTGCGGTCAAGATTGCTGATTTTGGTGTTGCTcgtgttgaagcttcaaatcCCAATGACATGACTGGGGAGACTGGCACACTAGGTTACATGGCTCCTGAG GTCCTCAATGGCAACCCGTATAACAGGAAATGTGATGTGTACAGTTTCGGCATCTGTTTATGGGAAATATATTGCTGTGATATGCCATATCCTGACCTTAGTTTCTCGGAAGTGACTTCAGCTGTGGTTCGCCAG AATTTGAGACCGGAGATACCAAGATGTTGTCCAAGTGCGCTTGCAAACGTAATGAAGCGATGCTGGGATGCGAATCCAGACAAGCGGCCTGAGATGGATGA